In Chryseobacterium camelliae, one DNA window encodes the following:
- a CDS encoding toprim domain-containing protein — protein sequence MNCKQFNGISLEEVLLSLGHLPTKQNEKEAWYLNPFASESQASFKINKILNYWYLFSEGIGGNNTDFMKKYLNTSINGVLNWADNQNFSSFQKQNIPSLKCNGQSRNYEITNVKAVRHSALLEYLKSRKVEDQTEFLQEIHYRIDDKNYFGIGFKNDSGGYEIRNKYSKICLGKKDVSTIRNNSNFVRIFEGFFDFLSFKTVENQLAKEPSDYLILNSVSMIQNIKNSLEKYENIELYFDNDQAGNRTVEIISDVLQNVKDCRALYSNFKDLNEYLSKKTEEVQNQYKSAFKR from the coding sequence ATGAACTGCAAACAATTTAACGGCATATCGTTGGAAGAAGTCCTCCTTTCTCTCGGACACCTTCCCACTAAACAAAATGAAAAAGAAGCCTGGTATCTCAACCCTTTTGCCAGCGAATCCCAGGCCTCTTTTAAAATCAATAAAATCCTAAACTATTGGTACCTCTTTTCAGAAGGAATTGGTGGGAATAATACAGACTTTATGAAGAAATATCTGAATACTTCCATCAATGGGGTTTTGAATTGGGCTGACAATCAAAATTTTTCTTCTTTTCAAAAGCAAAACATTCCTAGTCTGAAGTGTAATGGCCAAAGCAGAAATTATGAGATAACTAATGTGAAAGCGGTCAGGCATTCTGCACTATTAGAATATTTAAAGAGCAGAAAAGTTGAAGATCAAACAGAATTTCTACAAGAGATTCATTATCGGATAGACGATAAGAATTATTTTGGGATAGGTTTTAAAAATGATTCTGGTGGTTATGAAATCCGCAATAAATACTCTAAGATTTGTTTGGGTAAAAAAGATGTTTCAACAATTAGAAACAATTCAAATTTCGTTAGGATTTTTGAAGGTTTTTTTGATTTCCTTTCATTTAAAACTGTAGAAAATCAATTAGCAAAAGAACCGTCTGATTATCTCATTTTGAACTCTGTTTCGATGATCCAAAATATTAAAAATTCTCTTGAAAAATATGAAAATATTGAGCTTTATTTTGATAATGACCAAGCCGGGAATCGTACTGTAGAAATCATCAGTGATGTATTACAAAATGTAAAAGACTGTCGAGCTCTCTATTCTAATTTTAAGGACTTGAATGAATATCTTAGTAAGAAAACTGAAGAAGTTCAAAATCAATATAAATCTGCATTTAAAAGATGA
- a CDS encoding VapE domain-containing protein, translated as MEILVRSHLIQQYNPIREYFENLEDWDKENHIGKLCSYVKTTDDKSFQKYFEKWLTRTVICALRPGYINKQCFVLFNTKQNSGKTSFLRFLIPADLEQYYTEDIGVDKDGLISLCKNLLVNIDELSVMSKTDVNILKSFISKNTVNARLPYDRKSSLMHRTASFCGSTNRSDFLTDETGSVRWQIFEVLEIDFNYSKEINIEKVWTQAYYNAFERKNYNPELTAEDIQENEKRNEKFKQVSLEQEIILSHFEKSKLQSEFLTPSDIMLAMNNALGVRLNIIKIGKALTALNYDRIKHPKRQVYGYLIRRKIDE; from the coding sequence TTGGAAATTCTGGTCAGAAGTCATTTGATCCAGCAGTACAATCCAATTCGGGAATATTTTGAAAATTTGGAAGATTGGGATAAGGAAAATCATATCGGTAAGCTTTGCAGTTATGTAAAGACGACTGATGATAAATCCTTCCAAAAATATTTCGAAAAATGGCTGACCAGGACTGTAATCTGTGCGTTGAGACCAGGATACATCAACAAACAGTGTTTTGTGCTGTTCAATACTAAGCAAAATAGTGGAAAGACGAGTTTTCTGCGTTTTTTGATCCCTGCAGATCTTGAACAATATTATACAGAAGACATTGGTGTTGATAAAGACGGCTTGATTTCCTTATGCAAAAACCTTCTGGTTAATATTGATGAGCTTTCGGTAATGTCAAAAACGGATGTCAATATTCTTAAGTCCTTCATTTCTAAAAATACCGTCAATGCACGTTTGCCTTACGATCGCAAATCGTCATTGATGCACCGGACAGCTTCATTTTGTGGCTCTACCAATCGGTCGGATTTTTTAACCGATGAAACCGGAAGTGTACGGTGGCAGATTTTTGAAGTTTTAGAAATCGACTTCAATTATTCCAAGGAAATCAATATTGAAAAAGTTTGGACTCAAGCATACTATAATGCTTTTGAAAGGAAAAATTATAATCCGGAACTCACGGCTGAAGATATCCAGGAAAATGAAAAGCGGAATGAAAAATTCAAGCAGGTATCCCTGGAACAGGAAATTATCCTTAGTCATTTCGAAAAATCCAAACTGCAAAGTGAATTTCTAACACCTTCGGACATTATGCTTGCTATGAATAATGCGCTAGGTGTACGTCTAAATATAATAAAAATTGGTAAAGCCTTGACTGCATTAAACTACGACAGAATAAAACATCCTAAAAGACAAGTCTATGGATATTTGATCCGAAGGAAAATTGACGAATGA
- a CDS encoding helix-turn-helix transcriptional regulator: MENNEIIIHKLNRIEKHIFGLKAILNVEELSDYTGFKKSYIYKLVHTNSIPFSKPSGKILFFERKKIDEWLLKNSHKSNDEIQQEAIEFSLRKK; this comes from the coding sequence ATGGAAAATAACGAAATCATAATTCACAAGCTCAACCGAATTGAAAAGCATATTTTCGGACTCAAAGCAATTCTAAATGTAGAAGAGCTTTCAGATTACACAGGGTTCAAGAAATCTTATATTTACAAATTGGTTCATACCAACTCTATCCCATTTTCAAAACCTTCCGGAAAAATTCTATTCTTTGAACGAAAAAAAATTGACGAATGGTTGCTGAAAAACAGTCATAAATCAAATGACGAGATCCAACAAGAAGCAATAGAATTTTCTTTACGCAAAAAATAA
- a CDS encoding site-specific integrase: protein MNITLKQKNLADGRISLFIEYYKGSSINAQGRRVHLRNFEYLKLYLHPDPKSAKEKKENKETMALAESILAIKKAEYVQGRYDLKDTVKSKRTFLTYFEELTEEKQKQDTSNNYGNWFSTLQHLKKIVPKNMTFDEIDEKFVKKVHRYFESDARTKSDLPLSQNSKHSYFNKFKAALRSAFDNGYLTINYAAKVKSFEQAESQREYLIFDELQRLAKAECKYPVLKKAFLFSCLSGLRWSDINTLTWKEVRDEGDISKVNFRQEKTDGVEYLYISKQARELLGERQDPQERVFKGLKYGMTYNTEIIRWCNRAAVPKHITFHSARHTNAVLLLENGADIYTVSKRLGHRELRTTQIYAKIVDSKMKEAAEIIPELNIEL from the coding sequence ATGAATATTACTTTAAAACAGAAAAATTTAGCTGATGGAAGGATTAGTCTTTTCATTGAGTATTACAAAGGGTCTTCTATTAATGCACAAGGAAGAAGAGTTCACCTGCGGAATTTTGAGTATTTGAAACTGTATTTGCACCCCGATCCAAAGTCGGCTAAGGAAAAAAAAGAGAATAAAGAAACTATGGCTCTTGCCGAAAGCATTTTGGCAATCAAAAAAGCTGAATATGTTCAAGGTCGCTACGATTTGAAAGATACCGTAAAAAGTAAAAGGACTTTTTTAACATACTTTGAGGAGTTAACAGAAGAAAAGCAAAAGCAAGACACTTCTAATAATTACGGTAACTGGTTTTCTACTCTACAACATCTCAAAAAGATTGTTCCAAAAAATATGACTTTCGATGAAATTGATGAAAAGTTTGTCAAAAAAGTTCATCGGTACTTTGAGAGTGATGCTCGCACCAAAAGTGATCTCCCACTTTCCCAGAATTCAAAGCATTCTTATTTCAATAAGTTTAAAGCTGCACTCCGAAGTGCTTTCGATAATGGATATTTAACGATAAATTATGCTGCAAAAGTAAAATCGTTTGAACAGGCTGAAAGTCAAAGAGAATATCTGATTTTTGATGAATTACAACGTTTAGCCAAAGCGGAATGTAAATATCCGGTTTTGAAAAAAGCTTTCCTTTTTTCGTGTTTATCAGGACTACGTTGGTCAGATATTAATACATTGACTTGGAAAGAAGTTCGTGATGAAGGTGATATATCAAAAGTCAATTTCAGACAAGAAAAAACGGATGGCGTAGAATATCTTTATATCTCAAAACAAGCCAGAGAATTGTTAGGAGAAAGACAAGATCCGCAAGAAAGAGTTTTCAAAGGTTTGAAATATGGAATGACCTACAATACTGAAATTATTCGCTGGTGCAATCGAGCTGCGGTTCCTAAGCATATTACTTTTCACTCAGCCAGACATACGAATGCAGTTCTGTTGTTGGAAAACGGTGCAGACATTTACACGGTTTCTAAAAGACTGGGACACCGGGAATTAAGAACAACGCAGATTTACGCAAAAATTGTGGATAGCAAAATGAAAGAAGCTGCTGAGATTATTCCAGAATTAAATATCGAGTTGTGA
- the mnmE gene encoding tRNA uridine-5-carboxymethylaminomethyl(34) synthesis GTPase MnmE: MNNDTICALATANGVGALGIIRVSGNEALPVVQKSFPGKKLEKQKSHTLHYGYFMDGEESIDEVMLSIFLAPKSFTTENSVEIAFHGSPHIGKRILETLIKNGARMAKAGEFTLRAFINGRIDLSQAEAIADVIASENEASRKVAISQLKGGITNEISVLRTDLLNFVSLIELELDFAEEDVEFADRSALNLLLDKIESKLHSLIDSFQYGNAIKNGTAVAIIGKPNAGKSTLLNALLKEERAIVSNIAGTTRDTIEEVLHIKGHAFRLIDTAGLRETMDEIEAIGVKKAREKVANANVLIYLADAGTEDFSEDIEMIRSLVREDLKLIICATKIDEVFPAQHEKAESIFRDAIPQEFDFIKISAVENQNIQDLKNELSSYVEQLKSQENNVVITNQRHYEALRKSMEAVHKVKEAITFRISTELLAYELRNALEYLGEISGEVTNDEVLGNIFSKFCIGK; the protein is encoded by the coding sequence ATGAATAACGATACCATTTGTGCACTGGCCACCGCCAATGGAGTAGGAGCCCTGGGAATCATCCGGGTTTCCGGAAATGAAGCACTTCCTGTAGTGCAGAAAAGTTTTCCCGGAAAAAAACTGGAAAAGCAGAAATCCCATACGTTGCATTACGGTTATTTCATGGATGGAGAGGAATCCATTGATGAGGTAATGCTGTCGATTTTCCTGGCACCGAAAAGCTTTACCACGGAAAATTCTGTGGAGATTGCCTTTCACGGTTCGCCGCATATTGGGAAACGTATTCTTGAAACCCTGATTAAAAACGGAGCCCGGATGGCCAAAGCCGGGGAATTTACGCTCCGTGCATTTATCAACGGCCGTATTGACCTTTCCCAGGCGGAAGCTATCGCCGATGTGATTGCTTCTGAAAATGAGGCGTCACGAAAAGTAGCCATCAGCCAGCTGAAAGGGGGGATTACGAATGAAATATCCGTTTTGAGGACAGACCTGCTGAACTTTGTTTCCCTGATTGAGCTCGAACTTGATTTTGCGGAAGAAGACGTTGAGTTTGCCGACCGGTCGGCCCTGAACCTGCTGCTGGATAAGATTGAATCGAAACTGCATTCGTTGATTGACAGTTTCCAGTACGGAAACGCAATTAAGAACGGAACCGCTGTAGCGATCATCGGAAAACCGAATGCCGGGAAATCCACCCTGCTGAACGCTTTGCTGAAGGAAGAGCGGGCCATCGTCAGCAATATTGCCGGAACCACCCGGGACACGATTGAAGAGGTGCTTCACATTAAAGGCCACGCCTTCCGCCTGATCGACACTGCCGGACTACGAGAAACCATGGACGAAATCGAGGCAATTGGCGTTAAAAAAGCCCGTGAAAAAGTGGCCAATGCTAATGTGCTGATCTATCTTGCCGATGCGGGGACAGAGGATTTCTCTGAAGATATTGAAATGATCCGCTCCTTAGTTCGGGAAGACCTCAAACTGATCATCTGCGCCACCAAAATTGATGAAGTTTTCCCTGCACAACATGAAAAAGCGGAAAGCATTTTCCGTGATGCTATTCCTCAGGAGTTCGATTTCATTAAAATCTCCGCGGTTGAAAACCAGAATATCCAGGACTTGAAAAACGAGTTGTCCTCTTATGTGGAACAGCTGAAGTCTCAGGAAAATAATGTAGTCATTACCAACCAGCGCCACTATGAGGCCCTACGCAAATCCATGGAAGCCGTTCATAAAGTGAAAGAAGCCATCACCTTCCGCATCTCCACCGAACTGCTGGCTTATGAGCTGAGGAATGCCCTGGAGTACCTCGGTGAAATTTCCGGGGAAGTAACGAATGATGAGGTGCTGGGGAATATCTTTTCGAAGTTTTGTATTGGGAAATAA
- a CDS encoding TetR/AcrR family transcriptional regulator has product MNTKDKIIQKALMLFNDRGYTVVTTRHIAQELEISPGNLHYHFKHSEEIVSVLLTDLIYQTEFLMNSFKSGSGISIPNLQHYLRSVLELFFDYRFIFINFNDVFRDVPELKSKFLEVYSKRKKQFEEIIREFQQMKIFREDLPSELIESVIAQIFIIADNYISYNRMINEFERSEAVRYYSQIIMNLFLPLFVEKDRTYYLQNYLSY; this is encoded by the coding sequence ATGAATACAAAGGACAAAATCATACAGAAGGCATTGATGCTTTTTAACGATAGGGGATATACTGTAGTTACCACCAGGCACATAGCCCAGGAGCTTGAAATAAGTCCAGGTAATCTGCATTACCATTTTAAACATTCCGAAGAAATTGTCAGCGTACTGTTAACTGATTTGATTTATCAGACCGAGTTTCTAATGAATAGCTTTAAAAGTGGCTCAGGAATCAGCATTCCAAACCTTCAGCATTATTTACGCTCTGTGCTTGAACTTTTTTTTGATTACAGATTCATCTTCATTAATTTCAATGATGTTTTCAGGGATGTGCCGGAGCTTAAAAGTAAATTTTTGGAGGTTTACAGTAAAAGAAAGAAGCAGTTTGAAGAGATTATACGTGAGTTTCAGCAAATGAAAATATTCCGTGAGGATCTGCCTTCAGAACTCATTGAAAGTGTAATTGCACAGATTTTTATCATTGCTGACAATTATATTTCTTATAATAGAATGATTAATGAATTTGAAAGAAGCGAGGCCGTCCGATATTATTCGCAAATCATCATGAATCTATTTTTACCGCTTTTTGTGGAAAAGGACAGAACGTATTATCTTCAAAATTACCTTTCATATTAA
- a CDS encoding aminopeptidase P family protein, with amino-acid sequence MTSKEKVAALREEMQKNNVDAFIVYSADPHMSEYLPEEWQERSWLSGFLGSAGFVVITKDKAGLWTDGRYFTQAAIELQGSGIELFKDGMEGTPHYIDWIISEIPENGKVAVNALATSHANWELLYEKLRAKNITLVDLPLLKELWKDRGTPSKNPIYVHPVERAGKSVTDKISAIRNAMEEQGATVHIISSLDDVAWTLNLRGSDVQSNPVFLGYLIITINDAILFTDLDKLSVEARKQMDESFVKMMPYEEFFGHLKICSDQKVLVSPNSNQSIFEALKYANTIIKGPVPGNLMKAQKNDTELEGFRTVMVRDGVAMVKFLYWLTHQAGKESMNEYSIGEKLRDFRAQGENFVGESFGSIVGYKDNGAIMHYSAKSEGSHEVTNDSSILVDSGGQYLEGTTDITRTLALGAVSEEFKRNSTLVLQGMIRLSMVKFPKGTKGVHLDAIARLPLWMEGKDFNHGTGHGVGSFMNVHEGPQNIRKDMNPQELLPGMVCSSEPGFYVEGQYGIRHENLIAVQEAEKTDFGTFYEFETLTLCPFFKDTIVKEVLLEEEIAWLNAYHRKCEEKLGPYLEGEVKEWFAELVSPL; translated from the coding sequence ATGACTTCAAAGGAAAAAGTGGCTGCACTCCGGGAAGAGATGCAGAAAAATAATGTTGATGCATTTATCGTCTATTCTGCTGATCCGCATATGAGTGAATATTTGCCGGAAGAATGGCAGGAAAGATCCTGGCTGTCCGGATTCCTTGGATCTGCCGGATTTGTGGTGATTACCAAAGACAAGGCAGGGCTCTGGACAGATGGAAGGTATTTCACCCAGGCTGCCATTGAGCTCCAGGGTTCCGGGATCGAACTGTTCAAGGACGGGATGGAAGGCACTCCTCACTATATCGACTGGATTATTTCTGAAATTCCGGAAAACGGAAAAGTGGCAGTGAATGCACTGGCAACCTCACATGCCAACTGGGAGCTGCTCTATGAAAAGCTTCGGGCCAAAAATATCACCCTGGTAGACCTTCCGCTCCTGAAAGAGCTCTGGAAAGACCGCGGAACGCCGTCAAAGAACCCAATCTATGTACATCCGGTAGAACGTGCCGGAAAATCGGTAACTGATAAAATTTCTGCTATCCGGAATGCGATGGAAGAACAGGGAGCTACCGTACATATCATCTCCAGCCTGGATGATGTGGCGTGGACCCTTAATCTGAGGGGAAGCGATGTACAGAGTAATCCGGTATTCCTGGGCTATCTGATCATTACCATCAATGATGCCATTCTCTTTACCGACCTGGATAAACTGAGTGTGGAAGCCAGGAAACAGATGGACGAGTCATTTGTGAAAATGATGCCGTACGAGGAGTTTTTCGGCCACCTCAAAATTTGCAGCGACCAGAAAGTCCTGGTTTCTCCCAATAGCAACCAGTCTATCTTTGAAGCATTGAAATATGCCAATACCATTATCAAGGGTCCGGTTCCCGGCAACCTTATGAAAGCCCAGAAAAATGATACCGAGCTGGAAGGTTTCAGGACGGTAATGGTAAGGGACGGCGTAGCGATGGTGAAATTCCTCTACTGGCTGACGCATCAGGCAGGTAAAGAATCTATGAACGAGTATTCCATCGGAGAAAAACTCAGGGATTTCCGTGCACAGGGTGAAAACTTTGTCGGGGAGAGTTTCGGAAGCATTGTCGGATACAAAGATAATGGTGCTATCATGCATTATTCCGCAAAAAGCGAAGGAAGCCATGAAGTGACCAACGATTCGAGCATCCTGGTAGATTCCGGAGGCCAGTACCTGGAAGGAACCACCGATATTACAAGGACACTGGCTTTAGGAGCTGTTTCCGAGGAATTCAAAAGAAACTCGACTTTAGTATTGCAGGGGATGATCCGTTTATCCATGGTGAAATTCCCGAAAGGAACAAAAGGTGTGCATCTGGATGCCATTGCCAGGCTTCCGTTGTGGATGGAAGGCAAAGATTTCAACCACGGGACTGGCCATGGGGTGGGAAGCTTCATGAACGTTCATGAAGGTCCTCAGAACATCAGGAAAGACATGAATCCGCAGGAACTTCTTCCGGGAATGGTGTGTTCCAGTGAACCCGGATTTTACGTAGAAGGACAGTACGGCATCCGTCATGAAAATTTAATAGCCGTTCAGGAAGCGGAGAAAACCGATTTCGGGACTTTCTATGAGTTTGAAACGCTTACGCTGTGTCCGTTCTTTAAAGATACCATCGTTAAAGAGGTGCTTTTGGAAGAAGAAATTGCATGGCTCAATGCTTACCATAGGAAATGTGAAGAAAAACTGGGCCCATATTTAGAGGGTGAGGTGAAAGAGTGGTTTGCAGAACTTGTAAGTCCTTTATAA
- a CDS encoding DUF6526 family protein: METQHYGNHRKFYAPHHFIYLPALMVLEVFGIYKICSDESNQLTWILFSVVIFLLLYLAIMLRQHYALGLQNRLVRLEFKQRYFELFGQRSDEVEEKLKFDQIAALRFAYDDEFKELLYRALHESVSGDDIKKSIKKWKPDHHRV, translated from the coding sequence ATGGAAACACAGCACTACGGCAATCACAGGAAATTCTACGCGCCACATCACTTTATTTATCTTCCTGCACTTATGGTTTTGGAAGTCTTCGGGATCTATAAGATATGTAGTGATGAAAGCAACCAACTTACCTGGATCCTGTTTTCTGTTGTTATTTTCCTTCTCCTCTACCTTGCTATAATGTTACGCCAGCATTATGCTTTGGGACTTCAGAACCGGCTGGTAAGGCTGGAGTTCAAACAGAGGTATTTTGAGCTGTTCGGACAAAGGTCTGATGAGGTGGAGGAAAAGCTGAAGTTTGACCAGATCGCCGCCCTGAGATTTGCCTATGATGATGAATTTAAAGAACTACTCTACAGGGCACTGCACGAATCTGTTTCAGGGGACGATATAAAGAAATCCATTAAAAAATGGAAACCGGATCATCACCGGGTTTAA
- a CDS encoding DNA topoisomerase IB — translation MENSDLDIISHLKPSKIVKIMKDPVASAKAVHLIYTSDAETAGIIRKKRGKKFSYYKDGEKIKDKDEISRINKLVLPPAWENVWICALDNGHLQATGIDAKKRKQYRYHPLWNALRNHTKFYRMLQFGYALPQIRLHIEQDLALRNLEKRKVLALIVSLMQRTNIRIGNSAYEKLYGSFGLTTLKDKHVKVKGKKLSFCFKGKKGVMHDIDLKSSRLSRLVQKCKDIPGKELFQYYDDDGNRHSIDSGMVNEYIKEISGEDFTAKDFRTWSGTVNALIAFKEIGYAETNAEYKKKVKEALDIVASRLGNTVAVCKKYYVHPLVINLYENNTIKKYLDELEIIEKNDGKADLTQEEKLVLKILESEKL, via the coding sequence ATGGAAAATTCAGACTTAGATATCATTTCTCACCTGAAGCCTTCAAAAATTGTCAAAATTATGAAAGATCCGGTGGCTTCTGCAAAGGCGGTACATCTTATTTATACCTCTGATGCGGAAACCGCCGGTATTATCCGGAAAAAAAGGGGTAAAAAGTTTTCCTACTATAAAGACGGTGAAAAAATTAAGGACAAGGATGAGATCAGCCGGATCAATAAGCTTGTACTACCACCGGCATGGGAAAATGTATGGATCTGCGCGCTGGATAACGGCCATCTACAGGCAACGGGAATTGATGCCAAAAAGAGAAAGCAATACCGCTATCATCCTTTATGGAATGCTTTAAGAAACCACACCAAGTTTTACCGCATGCTTCAGTTCGGTTATGCACTGCCCCAGATCAGGCTGCATATCGAACAGGACCTTGCTTTGCGCAATCTTGAAAAGAGAAAGGTCCTTGCACTTATTGTAAGCCTGATGCAGCGGACCAATATCAGGATCGGCAACAGCGCGTACGAAAAGCTTTACGGATCGTTCGGGCTTACCACTCTCAAAGATAAACACGTTAAGGTGAAAGGTAAGAAATTATCATTCTGCTTTAAGGGGAAAAAAGGCGTCATGCATGATATAGACCTGAAAAGCAGCAGGCTTTCAAGGCTGGTACAAAAATGCAAGGACATCCCCGGAAAAGAACTTTTCCAGTATTATGATGACGATGGAAACCGGCACAGCATAGATTCCGGAATGGTGAATGAATACATCAAGGAAATCAGCGGTGAGGATTTTACGGCGAAAGATTTCAGGACCTGGTCCGGAACCGTCAATGCACTGATCGCATTTAAGGAAATCGGATACGCGGAAACCAATGCCGAATACAAGAAGAAGGTAAAAGAAGCCTTGGATATCGTAGCATCCCGCCTGGGAAATACGGTTGCGGTATGCAAAAAATATTATGTTCATCCCCTCGTCATCAATCTGTATGAAAACAACACGATCAAAAAATATCTTGACGAGCTGGAAATAATAGAGAAAAATGATGGCAAAGCTGACCTGACTCAGGAAGAAAAACTGGTTCTGAAAATCCTGGAATCTGAAAAGCTGTAA
- the pruA gene encoding L-glutamate gamma-semialdehyde dehydrogenase — translation MSKAISQVPLAVNEPVNSYAPGSPEVKSLLATYKKMWAEKTEIPMIINGKEVKTDEKVALQSPQDHAHDFGFYYKGTMQHVDDAINAALAAKQQWNELGWEQRASIFLKAADLLAGPYRDVINAATMIGQSKNVHQAEIDAACEFIDFLRFNVEFMTEMYAEQPVSDNGIWNRVEYRPLEGFCFAVTPFNFTAISGNLPTCMAMLGNVVVWKPSDKQVYSAKVIMDVLTEAGLPAGVINMIFTDGKETAEKVLAHRDFAGLHFTGSTKVFQGMWKMIGDNIHQYRTYPRIVGETGGKDFVIAHPSANVEAVATALVRGAFEYQGQKCSAASRAYIPKSIWADVKKVMETQIGSIKVGSPEDPSNFVNAVIDKNSFEKCKGYIDRANNAGDANVVIGGTYDDSKGWFVHPTVIETTNPHYESMVEEIFGPILSIYVYEDEQWKETLKLVDSTSPYSLTGSVFAQDRYAISEAYKALENASGNFYINDKPTGAVVGQQPFGGGRASGTNDKAGSKMNLLRWTSVRSIKETFVSPKDYKYPYLG, via the coding sequence ATGTCAAAAGCAATTTCGCAAGTGCCACTTGCTGTTAATGAGCCGGTAAACTCATACGCACCGGGTTCTCCTGAAGTAAAAAGCCTTCTGGCTACCTACAAGAAAATGTGGGCAGAAAAAACCGAGATCCCTATGATCATCAACGGAAAAGAAGTGAAGACCGATGAAAAGGTAGCCCTTCAGTCTCCTCAGGATCATGCGCATGATTTCGGCTTTTATTACAAAGGAACCATGCAGCATGTGGATGATGCCATCAATGCAGCTTTAGCAGCCAAACAGCAATGGAATGAACTGGGTTGGGAACAGAGGGCTTCCATCTTTCTGAAAGCCGCTGACCTTCTTGCCGGGCCTTACCGCGATGTCATCAATGCAGCGACGATGATCGGACAGTCTAAAAATGTTCACCAGGCTGAAATTGATGCCGCTTGTGAGTTCATCGACTTTTTACGGTTCAATGTAGAATTCATGACAGAAATGTATGCTGAACAGCCGGTATCCGATAACGGAATCTGGAACCGCGTAGAATACAGACCTCTTGAAGGATTTTGCTTTGCAGTAACCCCATTTAACTTTACCGCTATTTCCGGAAACCTGCCAACATGTATGGCAATGCTTGGAAACGTAGTAGTATGGAAACCTTCTGACAAGCAGGTTTATTCTGCAAAAGTAATCATGGATGTTTTAACTGAAGCCGGACTTCCTGCCGGAGTCATCAACATGATCTTCACAGATGGTAAGGAAACAGCTGAAAAAGTATTGGCACACCGTGATTTTGCAGGTCTTCATTTTACCGGTTCTACTAAGGTGTTCCAAGGTATGTGGAAAATGATCGGTGACAATATCCACCAGTACAGAACATATCCGAGAATTGTAGGAGAAACCGGAGGTAAAGACTTTGTTATTGCCCACCCTTCAGCCAATGTAGAAGCAGTAGCTACCGCTTTGGTAAGAGGTGCATTTGAATATCAGGGACAGAAATGTTCAGCTGCTTCAAGAGCTTATATCCCTAAGTCCATCTGGGCAGACGTGAAAAAAGTAATGGAAACGCAGATCGGATCCATCAAAGTAGGTTCTCCTGAAGATCCGTCCAACTTCGTTAATGCCGTGATCGACAAAAATTCTTTTGAAAAATGCAAAGGCTATATCGACAGAGCAAATAATGCCGGTGATGCCAATGTAGTAATCGGAGGAACTTATGATGACTCTAAAGGATGGTTTGTACACCCTACGGTGATTGAGACCACCAATCCGCATTACGAAAGCATGGTAGAAGAGATCTTCGGTCCTATCCTTTCCATCTATGTTTATGAAGATGAACAATGGAAAGAAACGCTGAAACTGGTTGACTCCACTTCACCGTATTCCCTGACCGGATCTGTATTCGCACAGGACCGTTACGCGATCAGCGAAGCGTATAAAGCACTGGAAAATGCTTCCGGAAACTTTTATATCAACGATAAGCCGACCGGTGCCGTAGTAGGCCAACAGCCTTTCGGAGGAGGAAGAGCTTCAGGAACCAATGATAAAGCAGGTTCTAAAATGAACCTTCTGAGATGGACTTCCGTAAGGAGTATCAAAGAAACATTTGTATCGCCTAAAGATTATAAATATCCGTATTTAGGGTAG
- a CDS encoding cytochrome C551, whose translation MKKVILILSIGIFAVSCGTKESSMSTSATDSTATDTSATMDNTSASTMGTDTTSTKMSNPDSLKMRTDSSATTAPAK comes from the coding sequence ATGAAAAAAGTTATTCTAATCCTGAGCATCGGGATTTTTGCAGTAAGCTGCGGAACTAAAGAATCATCCATGTCAACCAGCGCAACAGATTCTACCGCAACAGATACCAGTGCTACTATGGACAATACCAGTGCTTCAACAATGGGTACTGATACCACAAGCACCAAGATGTCTAACCCGGACAGCCTTAAAATGAGAACAGACTCTTCAGCAACTACTGCTCCGGCAAAATAA